The genome window CTGCCGGCAATTCCGTCGTGCTGAAGCCCGCCGAAGGCGCATCGCTGACGCTGCTCAAGCTTGCCGAAATTTGCGCCGAAGCTGGATTGCCAGAAGGCGTGTTCAATGTCGTCACCGGGCGCGGCGCGGTCTGCGGCGAGGCCCTGGGGCTGCACATGGATATCGACGTGCTCGCCTTCACCGGTTCCGGCTCGATCGGGAGGCGTCTCTTGGAGTATTCCGCGCGTTCAAACCTGAAGAGGGTCTATCTCGAACTCGGCGGCAAATCTCCGAACATCGTCTTTGCGGATGTGCCGGATATGGATGAAGCGGCCAAGGTCTCGGCCTATGGGATATTCCGAAATGCGGGGCAGGTTTGCGTCGCGGGATCGCGGCTGCTTGTGGAGAAATCGATCCATCAGGCGTTTGCAGAGAAACTCGTAGGGGTCGCGGAGACGATGAAGGTCGGCGATCCTCTGCAGTTCTCTACCGAGATCGGCGCGGTTTCCAGCGAAGCGCAGCTCGGCAAAGATCTTGGCTATGTCGAGCAAGCTCTCGTCGAAGGAGCTTTTTTGCGCACGGGCGGCAAGCGCATTCTGGGGGAGACGGGCGGCTTCTACATGCAGCCCACCATCTTCGATATCAGACCCGACATGACGCTGGCGAGGGAGGAGGTCTTCGGCCCCATTCTGTCGATCATACCCTTTGAGAGCGAGGCCGAAGCTTTGGAGATTGCCAACGCCACCGATTATGGTCTCGCCTCGGCGGTATGGACCTCGAACCTTTCGCGAGCGCACCGCATGATCCGCAACATCCGCGCCGGCGTGGTGCATGTGAATACCTACGGCGGGGCTGACAACACCGTACCCCTCGGTGGCGTCAAGCAGTCAGGCAACGGTCACGATAAGTCTTTGCATGCGCTCGATAAATACGTCGATCTCAAGACTGCTTGGATCAAACTCTAAGGTTCACGCAGGAAAGATGCTGTCGGGCATTGGGTTGGTGCCCGACAGCGCGCAACAGATTGGAGTCCACCGTCATTCCTCGACTCCTGAGAAGTGAATGACAAAGGACTTTGACCAAAGTCAGCCCGGAAGTTTTCCTAAGAAAAAACCCGGACTGATCGGGGCAAGGTTACACAGCGAGGCCTACCCCCACTTCATCTCGCCCTTTGCGACCTTGGCGCCCAATTCGAGCGAGCTGGCGTCGCCCAGATGGGGATAACGCTTGGTCATTGCGGCGATCAAAGCCGCACTGTCCTTGGCCTTCACTTCCTCTTCATGGAAGGCGACAAGATAGTCGCGCGTAAACTTGACGGCATCGAGACCTTGCGGAGCACCCTCGGCCTGATGAGCGGGGACCACGATCTTCGGCTTACGGGCCGCCAATGCGTCGAGCGCCTTGATCCAGGCTTCCCGCTTTTCAGGCGTGCCTTCGTCGGCGACCCAGACGTGGATCCCGGAGGAAATCAGCACACCCCCGAACACGGCCTTGATGGAAGGGACCCAGAGATAGCGGCGATCGTGCATGTCAGGGACTTCGACGATTTCGATCTTCTCGCCGTCAAGTTCGAGCGCACTCAGATCCGACGCAGTAGGAATGACGACGTCCGACAGCTTTTGCGGACCGTTTTCCTTCAGTTGCGGTCCCCAGACCGCGAGCTTGCCTTCGACATTGGCATGGATGGCCGCGACGGTGACGGGCTTTGCGATGACCTTGGCATCCGGGAAGGCTTCGACGATCGGCCGGAGGCTGAAATAGTAATCGGGATCGTTGCAACTGACATAGATGGTGCTCAGATGCTTGCCGGTCGCCTTGATGGCGTCCGCGACGGCGCGGCCATCCGAAAGCGTGAAGCCGCCGTCGATGAGAATGGCTTCCTTCTTGCCGGTGAGCAACACCGGCGTGCGGCGGAACCCGGTCTCGGACGCCTGAAAATATTGCCACTTGATCTTCGAGCTTGCGGCCCGGGAAACGCTGAGGGGGACAAGCGAAATGGCGCCGGCGGCCAAGGAAAGTTTGAGTGCATCGCGTCTGGTAAACATACAGGTT of Rhizobium sp. NXC24 contains these proteins:
- a CDS encoding aldehyde dehydrogenase, with protein sequence MQDKIDQLRTLSVSPQALFIGGAWRQPVSSATMDVISPIDGTRLTTIADAGKEDVDLAVKAARHAFEKGSWSKAAPAERKKVLLKIAELIEKNALDLAVLGVRDNGTEISMALKAEPGSAAGTFRYYAEAIDKVYGEIAPTAENILGLVHREPIGVVAAIVPWNFPMMIGAWKIAPALAAGNSVVLKPAEGASLTLLKLAEICAEAGLPEGVFNVVTGRGAVCGEALGLHMDIDVLAFTGSGSIGRRLLEYSARSNLKRVYLELGGKSPNIVFADVPDMDEAAKVSAYGIFRNAGQVCVAGSRLLVEKSIHQAFAEKLVGVAETMKVGDPLQFSTEIGAVSSEAQLGKDLGYVEQALVEGAFLRTGGKRILGETGGFYMQPTIFDIRPDMTLAREEVFGPILSIIPFESEAEALEIANATDYGLASAVWTSNLSRAHRMIRNIRAGVVHVNTYGGADNTVPLGGVKQSGNGHDKSLHALDKYVDLKTAWIKL
- a CDS encoding MBL fold metallo-hydrolase; this translates as MFTRRDALKLSLAAGAISLVPLSVSRAASSKIKWQYFQASETGFRRTPVLLTGKKEAILIDGGFTLSDGRAVADAIKATGKHLSTIYVSCNDPDYYFSLRPIVEAFPDAKVIAKPVTVAAIHANVEGKLAVWGPQLKENGPQKLSDVVIPTASDLSALELDGEKIEIVEVPDMHDRRYLWVPSIKAVFGGVLISSGIHVWVADEGTPEKREAWIKALDALAARKPKIVVPAHQAEGAPQGLDAVKFTRDYLVAFHEEEVKAKDSAALIAAMTKRYPHLGDASSLELGAKVAKGEMKWG